Proteins from one Plasmodium cynomolgi strain B DNA, scaffold: 0229, whole genome shotgun sequence genomic window:
- a CDS encoding hypothetical protein (putative) has protein sequence MYSKLQENNCYSEHIYLFRIQKNTLKHNTKIQEYVDKIIEAWCYITMVKYQRELDAKRCSFLYYYVGSLLPDNLNFIIFSNYMNMIYNTLENQVRTYNCQMDYPITTDSNIFHQRKKIFDYFYDYNDLQKLISNSGNECSKKYGGYLKEVEEAYSSVRNNCISNMEYDYCKEFENKYGRRDGQKLPVLACSTVQEVEPSSDTEGEESSSQKVPTANSAHRDIPEAVEGLPRTPAEIQTLGDAATQGNAEVSRQATGRDPLQGQLVTVPTPSPSTTATNKSILAVSTTLPIVTITFTHIYTNMHIGTYLQNITDKFLFP, from the exons ATGTATAGTAAATTGCAAGAGAACAATTGTTATTCTgagcatatttatttgttcagaATTCAGAAGAATACATTAAAACATAATACTAAGATTCAAGAATATGTAGATAAAATTATAGAAGCGTGGTGTTACATAACTATGGTAAAGTACCAGAGGGAATTAGATGCAAAACGCTGCAGTttcttatattattatgtagGAAGTTTATTACCcgataatttaaattttattatattttcgaACTATATGAATATGATTTACAATACACTAGAGAACCAAGTAAGGACATATAATTGTCAAATGGACTACCCTATTACTACTGACAGTAATATTTTCCatcagaggaagaaaatatttgatTACTTCTACGACTACAATGATTTGCAGAAACTTATAAGTAATAGCGGTAACGAGTgttctaaaaaatatggtgGTTACCTGAAGGAAGTGGAAGAGGCCTATAGTTCTGTACGTAATAATTGTATAAGTAATATGGAATATGATTATTGTAAGGAGTTCGAGAATAAGTATGGAAGACGCGATGGTCAGAAGCTACCAGTTTTAGCATGTTCTACAGTGCAGGAAGTAGAGCCCTCATCAGACACAGAGGGTGAGGAGTCTTCTTCGCAGAAAGTACCTACTGCAAATTCTGCACATCGGGATATCCCCGAAGCAGTTGAGGGGCTCCCTAGAACTCCTGCGGAAATACAAACATTAGGGGATGCTGCAACACAAGGGAATGCTGAAGTATCCAGACAGGCGACAGGAAGGGATCCATTACAGGGGCAACTTGTAACAGTTCCAACACCCTCCCCCTCTACTACCGCCACCAACAAAAGCATCCTTGCCGTATCTACCACTTTGCCTATA GTTACAATTACATTTACACACATTTAcacaaatatgcacataGGCACgtatttgcaaaatataacGGATAAATTCCTTTTCCCATGA